In Astyanax mexicanus isolate ESR-SI-001 unplaced genomic scaffold, AstMex3_surface scaffold_47, whole genome shotgun sequence, a single window of DNA contains:
- the LOC111196391 gene encoding uncharacterized protein LOC111196391, translating to MGPQLAEELFPTPPHLSSSTSALCTQKRSGYQPPIMPWSAEPSNIPAVDDWMRRSEEVWEETHRRIEAVLQRQKQQADRLRRETPLYSPGDRVWLSTRDFRQPDANKKLSVKYIGPFKVIKRINEVTYRLDLPSHYRVCPSFHVSLLKPVIPGPLDETSLGASPPPPVAMDGDPVYAVERLLDSRRRRGALEYLVDWKGYGPEERSWFGPQSQEGSSQVQGFHPFRSRFWATCSGIR from the exons atgggaccccagttggCCGAGGAGCTGTTTCCCACACCACCACACCTGTCAAGCTCAACGTCAGCGCTCTGCACTCAGAagagatcag GATATCAaccacccatcatgccctggtCAGCCGAACCCTCTAATATTCCTGCGGTAgacgattggatgcgtcggagcgaggaagtgtgggaggagactcacagacgcATTGAGGCTGTTTTACAACGGCAGAAACAACAGGCTGATCGCCTACGCCGTGAGACCCCCCTTTACTCTCCTGGTGATCGGGTTTGGCTATCTACAAGGGATTTCCGGCAACCAGATGCTAATAAGAAACTTTCAGTTAAGTATATTGGTCCTTTCAAagtcattaagagaattaatgaagttacCTACCGTCTCGATCTACCCTCTCACTACCGTGTATGCCCTTCTTTTCATGTGTCTTtattaaagccggttatccctggtccgttgGATGAGACATCGCTCGGGgcgtctcctcctcctccggtgGCTATGGACGGTGACCCGGTTTATGCGGTAGAACGACTTTTGGACTCCAGGAGGAGAAGGGGAGCCCTGGAGTATCTGGTGGACTGGAAGGGCtacggacctgaggagagaagTTGG TTCGGTCCGCAGTCCCAGGAGGGGTCGTCCCAGGTCCAGGGCTTCCATCCATTCCGTTCCCGTTTCTGGGCCACCTGTTCAGGAATCCGCTGA